A segment of the Syntrophorhabdaceae bacterium genome:
TGAGCCTCGCCATAACCTCGACGAGTCTCGCCACCGCGGCCTCGTCGAGCATGTCGGCCTTCATGGCCGTATTAAGTATGCCGGTGCCGAGAGGCTTGGTGACCACCAGAATATCACCCGGCACGGCGCCTTCGTTGAGTATCACCTTATCGGGATGGACCGTGCCTGTTACGGCGACTCCGTACTTCGTCTCCGTATCATCCACGCTGTGACCGCCGAGAAGGCTTACCCCCGCTTCCCGCATCTTGTCGGCCCCGCCCCTCAGGATCTCCTTGAGCACGTCTTTTCCGAACTGCTGAAGAGAAAAGCAGACGATGTTGAGCCCGGTCCTCGGGACCGCACCCATGGCGTATATGTCGCTCATCGAATTTGCCGCGGCGATCTGGCCGAAGGAATAGGGATCATTGACGATGGGGGTAAAGAAATCAACGGTCTGGACGATGGCCACCTCGTCGGTGATTTTATAGACCCCCGCGTCTTCAAAGCCTTCGATGCCCACAATGACGTTTTCATCCGCAGGTATTTCCACGCCGCACAGAATGTCGGTTAGGTCGCCCGGACCTATTTTCGACGCTCAGCCGGCTCCTCTGACAAATTTCGTAAGTTCTACAGTCACCTGTCTCTCTCCTCCAGTTTGAAACCCGGTCCACAGGCGTCAATACCCTCCACGAACGTGTCGGGTGCCGGTTTTAACCGAGATCTATATCGTCGAGCCTCTGAATGCCCGCGTAGTAGCAGCAGTTCCCGCTCTTGAAATCATTGTCGAAGACCCGGACCTTCCCATCCTGGAATACAATCCGGACATAACAGAAGCCCCCGGGAACGGTTGAGCTTCTTTCCTCGGTCACCACACCCATGCCCCACCTCGTGAACCTCTTGTGGATTACCCGGTCTCCCACGCCCAAATAAAGGGAGTACTCTTTCTTCATATTCAATT
Coding sequences within it:
- the selD gene encoding selenide, water dikinase SelD; translated protein: MTVELTKFVRGAGUASKIGPGDLTDILCGVEIPADENVIVGIEGFEDAGVYKITDEVAIVQTVDFFTPIVNDPYSFGQIAAANSMSDIYAMGAVPRTGLNIVCFSLQQFGKDVLKEILRGGADKMREAGVSLLGGHSVDDTETKYGVAVTGTVHPDKVILNEGAVPGDILVVTKPLGTGILNTAMKADMLDEAAVARLVEVMARLNNKASEAMLSVRTHAATDVTGFGLAGHLKEMIKESLGVELFADRLPYFEEAKELASMGMLPAGLYRNKDFYGIHVEGNSEGFIRDIIFDPQTSGGLLMAINPDDKERFESIASDKGLEYRIIGRFVAEPAGKIILSSS